A stretch of the Magnetococcales bacterium genome encodes the following:
- a CDS encoding alpha-D-glucose phosphate-specific phosphoglucomutase has product MARIPTTPFQDQRPGTSGLRKKVRRFQEKNYLHNFVQSIFDSLEGFQGKTLVVGGDGRYYNREAIDIILRMAAAAGFGRALVGQGGILSTPAVSAVIRKHGAFGGIVLSASHNPGGPEGDFGIKYNVGNGGPAPEKVTEAIFARSKTIDAYHIHEGPISVNLDVRGSSSIGSMRVEVIDSVADYAELMEQLFDFGKIRGLLTGGRFTMRFDAMHAVTGPYAIDILERRLGAPKGTVQNGIPLPDFGDGHPDPNLTYAADLVKVLWQEGGPDFGAASDGDGDRNMILGNRFFVTPSDSLAVMAANAALVPGYKRGIAGVARSMPTSQAVDRVAQKRGFPCFETPTGWKFFGNLLDAGKATLCGEESFGTGSDHVREKDGLWAVLFWLNILAERKESVAEIVKGHWQAFGRNIYSRHDYEDVESERADSLIKGINDQMSTLPGKDFGRYKVAFADNFQYTDPIDASVSTNQGVRIGFTDGSRIVFRLSGTGTVGATLRIYLESFESDPAKQDLDAQVALADLITIADRIAGVKKYTGRDVPTVIT; this is encoded by the coding sequence ACGCTGGTGGTCGGCGGTGATGGCCGTTACTACAATCGCGAGGCGATCGACATCATCCTGAGAATGGCTGCCGCTGCCGGTTTTGGCCGGGCGTTGGTCGGGCAGGGGGGGATCCTTTCCACGCCTGCCGTGTCGGCGGTCATCCGCAAACACGGTGCCTTCGGCGGGATTGTCCTGTCGGCGAGCCACAACCCGGGTGGCCCCGAGGGAGACTTCGGCATCAAGTACAATGTGGGCAATGGCGGCCCGGCCCCCGAAAAGGTGACCGAGGCCATTTTCGCCCGCAGCAAGACCATCGATGCCTATCACATCCATGAAGGTCCCATCTCCGTCAACCTGGATGTTCGTGGTTCCTCTTCGATCGGATCGATGCGGGTCGAGGTGATCGATTCGGTGGCCGATTATGCCGAATTGATGGAGCAGTTGTTCGATTTCGGCAAGATTCGGGGGTTGTTGACCGGTGGCCGGTTCACCATGCGTTTCGATGCCATGCATGCCGTGACCGGGCCTTACGCCATCGACATCCTCGAACGCCGGCTGGGGGCGCCGAAGGGGACGGTGCAAAACGGCATTCCCCTTCCCGACTTCGGCGATGGGCATCCCGACCCCAATCTGACCTATGCCGCGGATCTGGTGAAGGTGCTGTGGCAGGAAGGGGGGCCTGATTTCGGGGCCGCTTCGGACGGCGACGGTGATCGCAACATGATCCTCGGCAACCGCTTCTTCGTGACGCCGAGCGATTCCCTCGCAGTCATGGCCGCCAATGCCGCCCTCGTCCCCGGCTACAAGCGGGGGATCGCCGGAGTCGCCCGTTCCATGCCCACGAGTCAGGCTGTGGACCGGGTTGCGCAAAAACGGGGATTTCCCTGTTTCGAGACGCCGACGGGATGGAAATTTTTCGGCAACCTGCTTGATGCGGGCAAGGCGACCCTGTGTGGCGAGGAAAGTTTCGGCACCGGTTCGGACCATGTTCGCGAAAAGGATGGCTTGTGGGCGGTCCTTTTCTGGCTCAACATCCTGGCCGAACGCAAGGAGTCGGTCGCGGAAATCGTCAAGGGCCATTGGCAGGCGTTTGGTCGCAATATCTATTCGCGGCACGATTACGAAGATGTGGAATCCGAGCGTGCCGACTCCTTGATCAAGGGGATCAACGATCAAATGTCCACCCTTCCCGGAAAGGACTTCGGTCGTTACAAGGTCGCCTTTGCCGACAACTTCCAATATACCGATCCCATCGATGCCAGTGTCAGCACCAATCAAGGGGTGCGCATCGGCTTTACCGATGGCTCCCGCATCGTGTTCCGACTCTCAGGGACTGGAACGGTCGGTGCCACTCTGCGCATCTATCTTGAGAGTTTCGAAAGCGACCCGGCCAAACAGGACCTGGATGCCCAGGTGGCCCTGGCCGACTTGATCACGATCGCCGACCGGATTGCCGGAGTCAAAAAATATACGGGTAGAGATGTCCCGACCGTCATCACCTGA
- the ppk2 gene encoding polyphosphate kinase 2 — protein sequence MGNPELIEVDGKMIPLKELLDEKRRIEAENVRLGKKYEKLEKESFKAIERRRQEQELKPFQAELVRMQQFLEDEVKRMIILLEGRDAAGKGGTIRRMTRYMNSKHYRVVALGKPTDVQRTQWFFQRYVEQFPTGGEVVLFDRSWYNRAMVEPVFNFCTPEQYENFMAGVTGFEKDIVREGTILLKLYFSVSKKEQKYRFDRRRHDPLRHWKLSEVDMQAQDKWDEFTRMKYAMLRRTHTLDAPWIIIRSDNKHLARLNAIKTVLNAVPFKKTQGLDLTTDPNVVISGFRELEYMESERIAEGKYIT from the coding sequence ATGGGCAATCCGGAATTGATTGAAGTTGATGGAAAAATGATTCCACTCAAGGAACTGCTCGACGAAAAGCGGCGGATCGAGGCCGAAAACGTCAGGCTCGGAAAAAAATATGAAAAACTGGAAAAGGAAAGTTTCAAGGCCATCGAACGACGCCGGCAGGAACAGGAACTCAAACCCTTCCAGGCGGAACTGGTGCGAATGCAGCAATTCCTCGAAGATGAAGTCAAGCGGATGATCATCCTGCTGGAAGGACGCGACGCCGCGGGAAAGGGGGGAACCATCCGCCGCATGACCCGGTACATGAATTCAAAACACTATCGTGTCGTCGCCCTGGGCAAACCGACCGACGTGCAGCGGACACAATGGTTTTTCCAGCGCTATGTCGAACAGTTTCCCACCGGTGGCGAGGTGGTTCTTTTCGATCGCAGTTGGTACAACCGGGCCATGGTCGAACCGGTCTTCAATTTTTGCACTCCGGAACAGTACGAAAACTTCATGGCCGGGGTCACGGGGTTCGAGAAGGACATTGTTCGCGAGGGGACGATTCTCTTAAAATTATATTTCAGCGTTTCCAAGAAAGAGCAGAAGTATCGCTTCGACCGGCGGCGTCATGATCCTCTGCGGCACTGGAAATTGAGCGAAGTGGACATGCAGGCCCAGGACAAATGGGATGAGTTCACCAGGATGAAGTATGCCATGCTGCGGCGGACGCATACCCTCGATGCACCATGGATCATCATCCGCTCGGACAATAAACACCTGGCGCGCCTCAACGCCATCAAAACAGTCTTGAATGCGGTTCCGTTCAAGAAGACGCAAGGATTGGATCTGACTACCGATCCGAATGTGGTCATCTCCGGCTTCAGGGAACTGGAATACATGGAATCGGAGCGGATTGCCGAGGGAAAATACATCACCTGA
- the msrA gene encoding peptide-methionine (S)-S-oxide reductase MsrA: MILDNKMRLPTQEEALPGRSTPMSVPARHFVLGRPLKSPFPKHMESALFGMGCFWGAERLFWGLNGVHTTAVGYAGGGTLNPTYEEVCSGLTGHLEVVRVVFDPEVLAYAMLLRLFWESHDPTQGMRQGNDRGTQYRSAIFCANETQKELALSSRTRFQEHLWRAGFGSITTEILGWSPFFFAEGMHQQYLAKNPSGYCGLKGTGVRLESDLDEEARRTKGPSIEGMKRLLSGKSLDEEIIDPANPNLIRHRN, translated from the coding sequence ATGATCCTTGACAACAAGATGCGCCTTCCCACGCAAGAGGAGGCCCTTCCCGGACGATCGACTCCGATGTCTGTCCCTGCAAGGCATTTTGTCCTGGGTCGTCCCCTCAAGTCCCCCTTTCCCAAACACATGGAGTCGGCCCTTTTTGGCATGGGTTGTTTCTGGGGGGCGGAACGGCTGTTCTGGGGATTGAATGGGGTCCATACGACTGCCGTCGGCTATGCCGGGGGGGGCACCCTCAATCCGACCTACGAGGAGGTCTGTTCCGGATTGACGGGACATCTTGAGGTGGTGCGCGTCGTTTTCGACCCGGAGGTGCTTGCCTACGCCATGCTTTTGCGCCTGTTCTGGGAATCCCATGATCCGACACAGGGGATGCGTCAGGGCAATGATCGCGGGACACAATACCGGTCGGCGATTTTCTGCGCCAATGAAACACAGAAAGAACTGGCCTTGTCCAGCCGTACCCGTTTCCAGGAACATCTGTGGCGTGCCGGCTTTGGATCGATCACCACCGAAATCCTTGGGTGGTCCCCCTTTTTTTTCGCGGAGGGGATGCATCAACAGTATCTCGCCAAAAACCCATCCGGCTATTGTGGTCTCAAGGGAACCGGCGTCCGCCTCGAATCCGACCTCGACGAGGAGGCCAGGCGAACCAAGGGACCATCGATCGAAGGAATGAAACGTCTTTTGTCCGGAAAATCGTTGGATGAGGAAATCATCGATCCCGCCAATCCCAATCTTATCCGACATCGCAACTGA
- the galE gene encoding UDP-glucose 4-epimerase GalE — MKPHSPPDLATSDRLDRSRPVVLVTGGAGYIGAHTCRQLHATGYTPVVIDNLTTGWASSVRWGPLERGDVRDKLFVDAMMRKYQPHAVFHFAALSVVAESMRKPAGYYHVNALGGLNLLQSMSEYGVGHFILSSSAAVYGEPETFPIPETHPTRPLNPYGQSKLFTEQMTHHIGRVGNIRHVILRYFNAAGADILGSLGEDHRPETHLIPLVLQAALESQEPLHIFGADYDTPDGTCIRDYIHVNDLAEIHCRALKHLEEGGDSEIFNVGTGSGHSIMEIIELARKITQRKVTTIIGPRRSGDPSRLVADSGKARQALNWHPRYSDLETILATTWSWILKQHHQKRNQDQH, encoded by the coding sequence ATGAAACCACATTCCCCCCCTGATTTGGCAACCTCCGACCGCCTGGACCGATCGCGACCGGTCGTATTGGTGACCGGTGGCGCGGGATATATCGGCGCTCATACCTGTCGGCAGTTGCACGCCACCGGATATACCCCGGTGGTGATCGACAATTTGACGACAGGATGGGCTTCTTCCGTGCGTTGGGGGCCTTTGGAGCGTGGGGATGTCCGCGACAAACTCTTTGTCGATGCGATGATGCGCAAATACCAGCCCCATGCAGTATTTCATTTCGCGGCATTGTCGGTCGTGGCGGAATCGATGCGAAAACCGGCGGGGTACTATCATGTCAACGCCCTGGGAGGGCTCAATCTATTGCAATCGATGAGTGAATATGGGGTTGGTCATTTCATTCTGTCAAGTTCCGCGGCGGTCTACGGCGAACCGGAAACCTTTCCCATTCCGGAAACCCATCCCACGCGCCCGCTCAATCCCTATGGCCAGAGCAAACTTTTCACCGAACAGATGACGCATCATATTGGTCGTGTCGGCAACATCCGGCATGTGATTCTCCGTTATTTCAATGCGGCCGGGGCCGATATTCTCGGATCGCTTGGGGAGGATCATCGACCGGAAACCCATCTGATTCCCCTGGTTCTCCAGGCGGCGCTTGAAAGTCAGGAACCGCTTCACATTTTCGGTGCCGATTACGATACCCCGGATGGAACCTGCATCCGCGACTATATTCATGTCAACGACCTGGCCGAAATCCATTGTCGCGCTCTGAAACATCTCGAAGAAGGTGGCGATTCCGAAATTTTCAATGTCGGAACGGGTTCGGGGCACTCGATCATGGAGATCATCGAACTGGCCCGGAAGATCACTCAAAGAAAGGTGACCACGATCATCGGACCGCGTCGTTCTGGCGATCCTTCGCGATTGGTGGCGGACTCGGGGAAGGCGCGACAGGCATTGAATTGGCATCCCCGGTATTCCGATCTGGAAACCATTCTGGCAACGACCTGGTCGTGGATTCTGAAGCAACACCACCAGAAACGAAACCAGGATCAGCATTGA
- a CDS encoding arginine--tRNA ligase, with product MKESLKRRVEGMVQRMREEGILPNEPLPHYRIDRPKDRSHGDFSTNAAMVLARVARSKPRELAQRMLDFLPDDQEDIERWEIAGPGFVNFFVSPRRLCQRVDEILAAGPGYGHSTMGKGTRIMVEFVSANPTGPMHVGHGRGAITGDVLCRLLTATGHEVHREYYINDAGRQIEVLGRSVRHRCRERMEGTECSAPDEFYPGEYVLDILSSLPDPLKIALEQSITRQTEAESEEAIIRETTRFAVGWVLEDIRKDLERLGIRFDHWFSERGLHEQGGIDHAISVLKARDLIHEGQLERPKGGGERHQDPWETRSQPLFRATAFGDDVDRPLQKPDGSYTYFAADIAYHLNKFERGFDRLVNVWGADHGGYVKRVQAALEGLTGKKEMLHVVLVQMVNLTRNGQPVRMSKRAGNFVTLRDVVDQVGADAVRFWFLTRASDSQLDFDLERAVARSNDNPVYYVQYAHARICSVERQLQEKGMDRGLLDAGSLNQESELDLIRFLDRYPETVEAAATHLEPHRIAFYLQELAAMFHTYYNSTRILDDDPGVRGGRLALCQAVRQVLANGLQLMGVNAPERM from the coding sequence ATGAAAGAATCATTGAAGCGCCGGGTGGAGGGGATGGTTCAGCGGATGCGGGAAGAAGGAATCCTCCCGAACGAACCACTGCCGCACTACCGGATCGACCGACCGAAGGATCGGTCGCATGGCGATTTTTCCACCAATGCCGCCATGGTTCTGGCACGGGTGGCGCGATCGAAGCCCCGGGAGCTGGCGCAACGGATGCTCGATTTTCTCCCGGACGATCAGGAGGATATCGAACGTTGGGAAATTGCCGGTCCAGGGTTCGTCAATTTTTTTGTTTCCCCACGGCGGCTGTGTCAGAGGGTTGACGAAATCCTGGCGGCCGGTCCCGGTTACGGACATTCCACCATGGGAAAAGGCACCCGGATCATGGTGGAATTCGTCTCCGCCAACCCCACGGGACCAATGCATGTCGGCCATGGACGGGGGGCGATCACCGGTGACGTCCTGTGTCGCCTGCTGACGGCAACCGGTCATGAGGTGCATCGGGAATACTACATCAACGATGCCGGGCGCCAGATCGAGGTGTTGGGTCGATCGGTGCGGCATCGTTGCCGCGAACGGATGGAAGGGACCGAATGTTCCGCCCCGGATGAATTCTATCCCGGCGAATATGTCCTGGACATTCTTTCTTCTCTGCCCGACCCTCTGAAAATCGCCCTGGAACAATCGATCACCCGTCAAACCGAGGCGGAATCGGAAGAGGCAATCATCAGGGAAACAACCCGCTTCGCGGTTGGCTGGGTACTTGAGGATATTCGCAAGGATCTGGAGCGCTTGGGCATTCGCTTCGATCATTGGTTTTCCGAACGTGGGTTGCATGAACAAGGTGGCATCGATCATGCTATATCCGTACTGAAAGCCAGGGATCTGATTCACGAAGGTCAGCTCGAAAGGCCGAAAGGGGGTGGCGAACGCCATCAGGACCCCTGGGAAACCCGGTCGCAGCCGTTGTTCCGGGCAACCGCTTTCGGCGACGACGTGGACCGTCCGCTGCAAAAACCGGATGGATCCTACACCTATTTCGCCGCGGACATCGCCTATCACCTGAACAAGTTTGAACGAGGATTCGACAGGCTGGTCAATGTCTGGGGGGCCGATCATGGTGGATATGTCAAGAGGGTTCAGGCGGCCCTGGAAGGATTGACGGGAAAAAAAGAAATGCTGCATGTGGTTCTGGTGCAGATGGTCAACCTGACCCGGAATGGTCAGCCGGTGCGCATGTCGAAGAGAGCCGGCAATTTTGTGACACTCCGGGATGTCGTTGATCAGGTGGGCGCGGATGCGGTACGGTTTTGGTTTTTGACACGGGCTTCGGACAGTCAGCTTGATTTCGATCTTGAACGCGCCGTGGCCCGCAGTAACGATAATCCGGTATATTATGTGCAATACGCTCATGCAAGAATCTGCTCGGTCGAACGCCAATTGCAGGAAAAAGGGATGGATCGGGGGCTGTTGGATGCCGGATCACTGAATCAGGAAAGCGAGCTGGATCTGATCCGGTTTCTGGATCGTTATCCCGAAACGGTGGAAGCGGCGGCGACACATCTGGAACCTCATCGAATTGCTTTTTATTTACAGGAACTTGCGGCAATGTTTCACACCTATTACAATTCAACGCGCATTCTGGATGATGATCCAGGGGTTCGGGGCGGACGGTTGGCCCTGTGTCAGGCAGTGCGTCAAGTTCTTGCCAATGGCCTTCAATTGATGGGCGTCAATGCGCCCGAACGGATGTGA
- a CDS encoding SPOR domain-containing protein, which translates to MTPRYPTNNRYRRRTRRSPVTVILLGLAAGGGGYVLFGGKDSQSPITALAIPVAQAPVGVSGAEAPPPQQSPAARQRPSSESENGKGADKNRDTTVVAERKATTEEQEVRETERKGKTLALKVSDFIVLPTRAITTDSYTAPPKSSAPAPGSSASATATRDGATSKTASDRSAAKQPTADTGESDKAGPDNRSSEEVSSGPSESQPVADLPPLPHGLTPKVRPPDVQLTFYDALASRRVVLPQEVHDPLAAVAKSGVPVKPPFPGTATRTVVGSAPAVGATAQTGKGINEVPRQVDDSQAKKGTGQPGNGTSTGDSGSYMVQLAVFSTPERANQMVSQLQRKGRVVHMVQSEGAAGPIYRVRSGPYPSLADAKQAMDGLPTEGQAPVIIKPTTR; encoded by the coding sequence GTGACCCCGCGTTATCCCACAAATAATCGGTACCGGCGGCGCACCAGGCGCTCCCCGGTAACCGTCATCCTTCTCGGTCTGGCTGCCGGTGGTGGAGGCTATGTCCTTTTCGGTGGCAAGGATTCGCAGTCGCCGATAACCGCTCTTGCCATTCCGGTGGCTCAGGCCCCTGTTGGGGTATCGGGCGCGGAGGCGCCTCCGCCGCAACAATCGCCTGCGGCCAGGCAACGTCCGTCTTCCGAGTCCGAGAATGGCAAAGGCGCCGACAAGAATCGGGACACAACCGTTGTCGCGGAACGAAAAGCGACCACGGAAGAACAGGAGGTCCGGGAAACGGAGAGAAAAGGAAAAACTCTTGCCTTGAAGGTATCCGATTTCATCGTCCTTCCGACCCGGGCGATCACCACGGACAGCTACACCGCCCCCCCAAAGAGTTCCGCCCCTGCGCCGGGATCATCCGCGTCCGCCACTGCCACTCGTGATGGCGCGACCTCGAAGACCGCATCCGACAGGAGCGCGGCGAAACAACCGACCGCCGACACGGGGGAGTCCGACAAGGCCGGTCCCGATAATCGCTCGTCCGAAGAGGTTTCTTCCGGACCATCGGAATCGCAGCCCGTCGCCGATCTGCCCCCCTTGCCCCATGGTTTGACCCCCAAGGTCCGGCCACCCGATGTCCAACTGACGTTTTACGATGCGTTGGCGAGTCGGCGGGTGGTTTTGCCGCAGGAGGTGCATGATCCTCTGGCCGCGGTCGCCAAATCGGGCGTTCCGGTCAAACCACCGTTTCCAGGGACCGCGACCCGAACCGTGGTAGGGAGCGCCCCGGCGGTTGGCGCCACTGCCCAGACCGGCAAGGGAATCAACGAAGTGCCGCGGCAGGTCGATGACAGCCAGGCAAAAAAAGGAACCGGGCAACCGGGGAACGGGACCTCTACGGGGGACAGCGGTTCCTATATGGTGCAGTTGGCTGTCTTTTCGACCCCCGAACGGGCCAACCAGATGGTGTCGCAATTGCAACGCAAGGGGCGCGTGGTACACATGGTTCAAAGTGAAGGCGCCGCCGGGCCGATCTATCGGGTGCGCAGCGGTCCCTATCCCTCCCTGGCCGATGCCAAACAGGCCATGGATGGTCTGCCAACGGAAGGTCAGGCGCCAGTCATCATCAAACCCACAACCCGATGA
- the cadR gene encoding Cd(II)/Pb(II)-responsive transcriptional regulator produces the protein MRIGELAKRVGCDVETVRYYEREGLLAKPERESSGYRCYGAVHLENLQFLRHCRSLGMKLAEIRQLLDFRRHPEGDCTGVNSLLDLQITRVEQQIEAMNTLKKQLILLRGECEQRQTNRACGILRSLDQAARGNGCPCHGGQ, from the coding sequence ATGCGCATCGGAGAATTGGCCAAACGGGTGGGATGCGATGTGGAAACCGTGCGTTATTACGAACGGGAAGGGCTGTTGGCGAAACCGGAACGGGAAAGTTCCGGATATCGTTGTTATGGCGCGGTCCATCTGGAAAATCTGCAATTCCTGAGACACTGCCGCTCCCTGGGGATGAAACTGGCCGAGATCCGGCAGTTGCTCGATTTCCGCCGTCACCCGGAGGGAGACTGCACCGGGGTGAATTCATTGCTCGACCTCCAGATCACCCGGGTGGAACAACAGATCGAAGCCATGAATACACTCAAGAAACAATTGATCCTTCTGCGCGGCGAATGCGAACAACGCCAGACCAACCGCGCCTGTGGCATTTTGCGTTCCCTCGATCAGGCGGCCAGGGGAAATGGGTGCCCCTGTCACGGAGGGCAATGA
- a CDS encoding heavy metal translocating P-type ATPase, whose product MTLRVSKLCCPTEADLIRKALAGLKDVLHLDFDFIRREVVVFHRGVCRKDLCAALRTVNMEPDAMDGEDSPERVRSLPVVPAVSRREWMVTAIAGLAATGAEILAWTGIDETSPWIIGLSLVSILVGGADTLKRGWIALRHFSLNMYFLMSLAALGAVAIGQWPEAAMVIFLFGLAERVETLSMDRARNAVRALMSLAPETACVQSETGAWENVMAATVAVGCLARVKPGERIALDGVVVSGRSEVNQAPITGESVPVTKETGHSVFAGSINGSGVLEYRVTADFKHSTLARIIDTVQEAQARRAPMQRFVDRFATYYTPAVVGMATLIAVVPPAMFGAPVADWFYKALVMLVVACPCALVISTPVTIVSALAAAARRGMLIKGGLYLEQAHALKAVALDKTGTLTLGRLEMTDLIILGEGNRDRILRLAASLESQSEHPVAAAITAAWDKSRPLLHVREFKALPGRGAKGMISGELHHIGNHRLLEELGLCRPEVEEILLPLERDEKTVVVLSSSSEPLAVIAVADRMRDTSAAAIRALREQNISVTMLTGDNTATAQAIARHAGMEEVQAGLLPEEKLHAIEELIQRFGVVAMVGDGINDAPALARASIGIAMGTSGTDTALETADVAIMNDDLLKVAEFVRLGRATHRVLWQNIALSLGIKGFFLLLAGLGLATLWMAVLADMGTSLLVIFNGRRLSRFGRNKAVDH is encoded by the coding sequence ATGACGCTGCGGGTCTCGAAACTTTGTTGTCCGACCGAGGCGGACCTGATCCGCAAGGCCCTGGCGGGATTGAAGGATGTTCTCCACCTGGATTTTGATTTCATCCGCCGGGAAGTGGTGGTTTTCCATCGCGGGGTGTGCCGAAAGGATCTGTGCGCCGCTCTGCGCACCGTGAACATGGAACCGGATGCCATGGATGGTGAGGACAGCCCGGAGCGGGTTCGTTCCCTGCCGGTTGTGCCCGCCGTTTCCCGCCGTGAATGGATGGTGACCGCCATTGCCGGTTTGGCCGCTACCGGAGCGGAAATTCTGGCGTGGACCGGAATCGACGAAACGTCTCCATGGATCATCGGTTTGTCCCTGGTATCGATCCTGGTGGGAGGGGCGGACACCTTGAAACGGGGATGGATCGCTCTGCGCCATTTTTCCCTCAATATGTATTTTCTGATGAGTCTGGCGGCGCTGGGGGCAGTGGCGATTGGCCAGTGGCCGGAAGCGGCCATGGTGATTTTTCTTTTCGGTCTGGCCGAGCGGGTCGAGACGTTGTCCATGGATCGGGCGCGCAACGCCGTCCGGGCGTTGATGTCCTTGGCGCCGGAAACCGCCTGCGTTCAAAGCGAAACCGGGGCGTGGGAAAACGTCATGGCGGCAACGGTGGCGGTGGGGTGCCTGGCACGGGTCAAACCCGGCGAGCGCATTGCCCTGGACGGGGTAGTGGTATCGGGTCGTTCCGAGGTCAACCAGGCGCCCATAACCGGGGAAAGCGTTCCCGTGACCAAAGAAACGGGACATTCTGTTTTTGCCGGATCCATCAATGGTTCCGGGGTTCTGGAATACCGGGTTACCGCCGACTTCAAGCACTCGACCCTGGCGCGGATCATCGATACCGTCCAGGAGGCCCAGGCCCGTCGGGCGCCGATGCAGCGTTTCGTCGATCGGTTTGCCACCTATTATACTCCGGCGGTCGTGGGAATGGCGACACTCATTGCCGTCGTGCCCCCGGCAATGTTCGGCGCTCCTGTCGCCGATTGGTTTTACAAGGCCCTGGTGATGTTGGTGGTGGCCTGTCCTTGTGCCCTGGTGATTTCAACACCGGTGACGATCGTAAGCGCCCTGGCCGCAGCGGCGCGACGCGGAATGCTGATCAAGGGAGGACTCTACCTGGAGCAGGCCCATGCCCTGAAGGCCGTGGCCCTGGACAAGACCGGAACCCTGACCCTGGGTCGGCTGGAGATGACCGATTTGATCATTCTTGGGGAGGGAAACCGGGACCGGATTCTTCGACTGGCGGCGAGCCTTGAGTCCCAATCGGAACATCCGGTGGCTGCGGCCATCACTGCTGCCTGGGACAAGAGTCGTCCACTGCTTCATGTCCGCGAGTTCAAGGCCCTGCCTGGACGCGGGGCGAAAGGGATGATTTCAGGGGAACTCCATCATATCGGCAACCACCGCCTGCTGGAAGAACTTGGTCTGTGCCGCCCGGAGGTGGAGGAGATCCTGCTGCCGCTGGAACGGGATGAAAAAACGGTGGTGGTCCTGTCTTCGTCCAGCGAACCCTTGGCGGTGATCGCCGTGGCCGATCGCATGCGCGATACCTCCGCGGCAGCGATTCGTGCCCTGCGCGAACAGAACATTTCCGTGACCATGCTCACCGGTGACAACACCGCCACCGCCCAGGCCATCGCCCGCCATGCCGGAATGGAAGAGGTACAGGCCGGGTTGTTGCCCGAGGAAAAACTGCACGCCATCGAGGAATTGATCCAACGGTTTGGCGTGGTCGCCATGGTGGGTGACGGCATCAACGATGCCCCGGCCCTGGCCCGGGCCTCCATCGGCATCGCCATGGGGACCTCGGGTACCGATACCGCCCTGGAAACCGCCGACGTGGCGATCATGAATGATGATCTGCTCAAGGTGGCGGAGTTTGTCCGTTTGGGACGGGCAACCCATCGGGTGCTGTGGCAAAACATTGCCCTGTCCCTGGGGATCAAAGGCTTTTTTCTGTTGCTGGCGGGGCTGGGACTGGCCACCCTGTGGATGGCGGTCCTGGCGGACATGGGTACCAGTCTTCTGGTAATCTTTAATGGTCGGCGGTTGTCGCGGTTTGGGAGGAATAAGGCTGTAGATCATTAA
- a CDS encoding KamA family radical SAM protein gives MPPVFGSLVDWHNPSDPLRRQVIPSGEELRQALPRFSVDPLEERRFLKAPGLIAKYHGRVLLRLTGDCPIHCRYCFRRHDSFADVPETMVQWQPALEWIRSHEEIREVIFSGGDPLMVATARLAELTTRLATIGHLRRLRIHSRMPVCSPGRINDGLLHWLSGSPLPILMVIHVNHPAELGPEACRALARLATAGIPLLNQSVLLKGVNDTIEVLTELSDTLVQNRVLPYYLHLLDPVLGSAHFQVDAALARQLVEEMRHRLGGYAVPRLAREVPGKAAKQVLDGGAVLEEK, from the coding sequence GTGCCACCCGTCTTTGGGTCCCTGGTCGATTGGCACAATCCTTCCGATCCGCTGCGGCGTCAGGTCATTCCCTCGGGGGAAGAATTGCGGCAGGCGCTTCCACGGTTTTCAGTCGATCCGCTGGAAGAGCGACGGTTTCTGAAGGCCCCTGGATTGATTGCGAAATATCATGGCCGGGTTCTGCTTCGGTTGACGGGAGACTGCCCCATCCATTGTCGTTATTGTTTTCGGCGGCATGATTCATTCGCGGATGTACCGGAGACCATGGTCCAGTGGCAGCCGGCACTGGAATGGATCCGATCGCATGAGGAAATTCGCGAGGTCATTTTTTCGGGAGGGGATCCGCTCATGGTCGCCACGGCCCGTCTTGCCGAACTGACGACACGACTGGCGACCATCGGCCATTTGCGGCGTCTTCGTATCCATTCGCGCATGCCGGTGTGCAGTCCTGGACGGATCAATGATGGATTGCTCCACTGGCTTTCCGGATCTCCCCTCCCCATTTTGATGGTGATTCACGTCAACCATCCCGCCGAACTTGGCCCCGAGGCCTGTCGGGCGTTGGCACGCCTGGCCACTGCCGGGATTCCCCTGCTCAACCAGTCGGTACTTCTCAAGGGGGTCAACGATACCATCGAGGTTCTGACGGAGCTTTCCGACACGCTGGTCCAGAATCGGGTCCTCCCCTACTATCTTCATCTGTTGGATCCGGTACTCGGATCGGCCCATTTTCAGGTCGATGCCGCCTTGGCCCGGCAATTGGTGGAAGAAATGCGCCATCGCCTGGGCGGTTATGCCGTTCCCCGACTGGCACGGGAAGTTCCGGGAAAGGCTGCCAAACAGGTGCTTGACGGGGGGGCGGTTCTGGAAGAAAAGTAA